Below is a genomic region from Echinicola rosea.
TTCATTTTATCGGCCACTCTGGGCAAATGCGTTTAGTGTTTCGAAAGGAAATAATTTTCATGTAGGCATTACTATCATCCGAGCCGCTGGCACTCCTTCTGAAGGTTGGGGAGATGTCAAACCTCCTGCGGATAAATCCGCAGGTTATAGCATTCATCGTGCCGCTGGCACTTTGCCTTGATTTGTGCATTGGGAATCGCAGTTGCCTAGCTTGCTGGATGTCGGGATAGGTTGAAAGATTGATTAGTTGATTTGGATGCTAAACCGGGTTAATGAATTTTATGCGTTGGCAACGGAGCATCCTGTTTAATCCGCCTTTCGCGGAGGGGCATATAGAAGGTGCAGGTCGTCTCCTGCACCAAAAATGGTTACGCACATAAGGACAAGTTCCATAGGAACGGCAGATATAAGTGCAAAATGCAACAATTTTTTACCGTATCGGAAACCTCATTTATATGAATTTTTGGTCAAAATTGACGCCCTATCGTGATGAACATTATCAATTCAATCGATCTCCTGATGACCTTTTTTCAAGTTTATTAAGCTGATGAGTCTAAAATATAATATATTCAAATGTTACAGGCCTTATTTACAAGGCAAAAATGAATCCTTTCAATGCTTCTGATTTATAATAATTGTGGAAAGGGAGTGACTAAAATTCTCTATTCGGACAGTCCCAAGTTAGTGGTTACGATATTCAACACATTTATTAAAGAGATTCTTTCCAAAAATTCATGAACTTAAAGGTATCTAACCAAGGATTAAAAATTATAAATTGGGTTTAAAGGTTCTCAAATATTTCAACTGGGTAAAATTCTATGGTAATGGGAATTCCGCAATTCCTGGATTCTTGTCAGTAGTAACACCTAAAATTCTATCACCTTCTGAATCGATAGTTATATTTCTTATTGAAATATCTAGTTTATATTCTCTCAGTATATTCCCTGCTACATCAAAAACGAAAATGCGATTCCCATACTCTCCTTTTTTATTGATTTCTTTTTCATTTCTTCCGCAATAAAGTCCATATATTAGATTATTATCAATAGCAACATCCAAATATGACAATGGCTCATTATAATCTACAACAATACTAGATGATGCACCATTATTCCCACTTACAATATCAAATTGGGGAGGGGATAATGTAGGGCCATCAATTGTAACAATAGTTCCTTTATTTCGGTTTAGTAGTTCTATTCGATCTCTATAAAATCCAGCCGCTGCAAAAAAACCTGATGATGCATCTCCATCGAATTGTCCCATATGAAGATCACACATCATATAGTCATTTAAATCTTTACCCAATTGATAATTGTCCCAATCACCAAAGTTTTTAATTCGATTTCCTGATATGTTAAATTCTACAAACTGATGCGGGTCATTTACCATCCTACAGATTATAGTCGAATCAGAGGACCATTGCATTAATCCGGCCATATATAAATCTTCACCTTGCTTAATTTGATTGCTAGCCAGCAATGTTGTGTCTTCTAAATTAAATTCATAAAATGTTTTTGACATACCGCTAACCACCCAAAATGAATTTTCACTTAAACCTGATGTCAAATTAAGTATATCGGGAGTTTCACCAGGCCCAAATCCAACTACTCCTTTACTTTGCTTATATTGTTTGGATTTTATATTGACTATATGAATTAGGGGGTTTTCAGGACTAATTCTTCTACTTTCACCAATAATTAAATTGTCTCCTTTTTTCATTATAAAGATTGGAGAAATTATTTGCTCGAAAATATGTTTGTTGCCTTTTAGATTTATTGTCTCTGAGATATCCTCATTTTTGAATTTTTTATGAAATTTAGTTGATTTAGTCTGATCAGAACATCCTATACTAAAAAGGAAAATGGAAATTATTAGAAATTTATATTTAAGCATTTGGTTTCTGCTAAATAAACCTCTGTGCACTAGAAGTGCATAGGTTAGTTCAAGAATGAAATTCTGATACTTACTCTAGGATAAAATTATCCTGATCGTCAGTATTCGAGATGTCTCGATGGTGCTCTAAATACTCCTCAACCATCGTATCGGTTATATTTCCTGTACTCCAAGCACCATAACCAATAGCCCAAAAAGGCGACCTCAATAGCGTTTGTTTAATTCAGGACACTCCGATTGAAGACGTCGTGAAGTCCGGCCTTTCATACGCTTTACCAAGTCGCAAATGGAATGCTTCGGGCTATATTGAATATGCATGTGAACATGGTCCTTACTTATTACACTCTGAAGAATCCTAACGTCTTATGCATCACATATTTGTTTCAGCAAATCCCTACAGCAGCGTTGATCATGTCCTCGTAGTACCAGATAATGATACTTGGTAACCCAAAATATGTGGACTGTCAACCAACTCACTGTATGGTTTCCTCGGAGCTTGCTTGATCCCATTTTTTCAATTTAAAAAATTTATCCTAAACTGAAAGTCTTGCACTGAAAGCGCATCATTTTCACTAGCGATTGAGACCAATAAATAAAAAAGGTTATGGTAAAACATATGATTGAGCATCTCCAAAATCAATCGTAATCCGATCAATTGATACGGAAGGATCTGTTCCCCATAGTTTTAGCTGATACGTACCAGGCTCCAGTTTCATCTCTACTTCACCCATCATGCGACTTTCCAGTACATTGTCAATCCAAGGCTGCCCTTTGGACTTACTTCCCATTTCAAAATCCACCCACTGTGGGGAGTCGTCCCCAATGCTAATGGCACATCGCAATTGCTTTGATGGAATCAGTGGAAAGCCCGGTACAGCCTCTACCCGAACCTTGCCTTGTCCACCGCGGGTAACCACCACATCATATACCAGCACGGGGCTATTTCGCGGTACATCAGACAGCTTCTCAACATACCAACCATTCATCGGTGACAACAACATGGCTGAACCACTGCGCCCCAATCCCGTTAATGGCTGAAAAGCGCCCTGCGCTCCTGCCTCTTTTCTGCTAAAGTCACTTGCCTGCATCGAAATGACCCCGTTGGCTTCCACAAAATCTCCGGGCTGGAAGCCCACCTGTGGGCTGTTTACGGCAAGGGCTACCTCATAGTCTTGGTGACCGTTAGTGATCGAAACGTGGCCATGTAGGGCACCTTCGGAAGGCATTTCGTCATTATTGAGGCTGACCCAAATACGGTCTTGTCCACCGTGCAATTCACCTTTCTCTTTGCTCAAAATGATCCAGGGTTCGCTGGCATCGGCAGCCCACGCTTCCTTGGTCTCTCCCCTGCTGTAAACGTCGATAAAATATTGCTGATCCCTATACCGGTCAAAATTAGGCAAGTAATGTTCATTGCTATACCGGGGTGGCATATCCTGTGATGTTTGGACAAACTCCACTCCATACAATTTGGCACCATCTTCCCCGGGGTGGATGGTCAGTTTATTCACGCCAGGTTTAAGGACGAAATCATGGGCTTTCAGTTTCTTGTTTCGCCCAACGGCCTCTTCCGAACGGTAAGGCGGTTTGTCATTGAGTGTAACCCACCATGAATCACTGTCGGTGTCTGGATGATCAACCGATAAATAAAGCGTATGCACCCCTCCAGGCTTATCTCCCAGGTCAAATTCAAATTCGGCCTTGGTATCACTTCCGATTTCATAAGGGATCACGTCATAATACGGCTCTTCAATTTTCCGCTGTGTCCCATCATCCGGCCAGCTGATATAGGTTCCTTCCGCATCCGTACCTTTCACCAACTCTCCAGACAACTGCGCCTCAGTTACACTCATGGTAATTTCATCGCCCCTGGTAGTCACGGTTGGCTGGCTGCCCTGAACAGGCCGAATCGGTGCTGATTGTCCCTCAATGGCGACTCCAAGCCCCCTTTTTTCTTCTGTGGCGACACGCTCCGTGATCGGTTCCCAAAAGACCAAAGAACCCTTCTTATAGCTAGGACTTTTATCCACCACATGTTCCCATTTGCCATTGGCCACTTCTTGGTTATAATACGCTGTCAGCTGGCTTATTTCAGCATGTGCAGCAAAAGCCGAATCACTGAAAGCATTTGCTACAGCCCTACCTTGCTTGGCATATTCCCGGCTTTTAAAGGCGTACAGCCACTTCTCATTCATCGCTGCAGCGCCTGCTATTGGGTAATATACCAATTGGAAATATGTATCCTTTGCAGCTTGGGGGATTTCTGCCATGATTTTTTGGGCTTTGGACCGTAACTCCTGGTAGCGGTGAATGCGCTTTTCTACCTCATCGCCATCATCCCACAGACTCCACGAAGGATCACGGATAGGCGTCCATCCGTTCCATTGGGATTTGTTGAATCCCATAAACTCAGGTTTTCGCTCAGTGGCCAGCCGATGGTATTCCCACATCAGGTCAGCAATCTCCTTGCTATGCTTTTCAGCAATGTCCCTTGAGGCCACCTGTTCAAAAAACCGATGGATATTGTCCGGATTCCAAGTATCGGTATTCCAGGCCAAGTCCATAAAAAACTCCATGCCCCACTCGCGGCGCTTCAGCCCTCCCACATTGGCAATCCATATTTGGTTCATCTGCTGCAGTGATGCCCTGGTCAGTTCCCGCCATACCAAAGCTGGGCTCATCGGAGAAAGCCATATATACGGATGCGGTGCCCCCAAATAGGACAAGTGGTAATAAAATCCCGCACCGCCGGAGCGTTGTTGCTCCGCGGCTGTGGAAAAACGCTTGAGGTAGCCGTGATTATCATCAGGCCACATGATGGTGATATCATCGGGGAGCTCCAAGCCGTTTTCATAGATCTCCAGTACTTCCTTATAAGCAGCAAAGGACTGGGGCACCTTGGTAACCTCCTCATTGATGTACTTGCCGAGTAGTTTCCGCTGATCGGAAATCACCCTCTCGAGGCCTTCCACCTTCTCCTCTAAGGAGCCAAAACCTTCCATTCCCGAATCGTGAACACCGCGCATTCCCACGGAATATATCGCATCCATCCCTGCACTCTCCTTCACCCGCTCCTCCCAATAGCGATAAACTGAAGCCGCATTGCTCCGATAATTAAACCTCCCCATTGTTTTGGAATCCCATTCTCCTACGTTGTTTCGTAGCATGGGCTCAGCATGGGAGGTGCCCACCACCATCTCCCATAGCTCGGCCGTCTCAGCATTGCCCGGCACGGTAAAAAACGCTCGGGTGTTTGGATGCATCCCTGGCCATATCGCATTGCCTTTTAGCCGAAGGAGCAGCTCATAAATCTTGCCGTAGGTCTTGGGGCCCATATTACCCACTGACGGCTCAAATGTCTTCGATGCCCAAGGTTCCAGCCCCCAGCCTTCGTCATTGATAAAAATGCCCCGGAATTTTACAGACGGAGAATTGGAAAAACTATCCTCGGCATTTACCAATAATGCTTCCTTGTGCTCAATCGGGGCATCGGCCCACCAATACCAAGGGGAAATCCCGATCTCTTTCGAAAGGTCAAAGACGCCATAGGCAGCGCCACGCGGATCACTTCCCACGATATACATGGCTTGGTCAATCCCCGGTGCAGGAGCATCCCCGAATACACGGCCGTACATCTCCCACTGGTCAGCGAAGGTGGATACATCAATAGCCTCGGCCACCAATGGAGACTTGCTGTCTGCGATGATGATCACATTGCCCTCTACATCCTCCAAATGCGTGTGGACTTTTGGCTGCTTGCCGGTTATGGCCTCGATATCCTTTGCCAACAGGTGGGCCACAATGGAGTCCAGGGCTGAGTTTTCGATGTCATACACAATGGATGCGACGCGCCCTTCAGCCACAATGGCAAATTGGGCTTGAACATCGTAAAAACTTAAAAAAGTGATCCAAAAGGTCAGCAGTAGCTTGATGATTTTGTGCATATTATTTGTTCTTCTTCTATTTTTAGTGGTGATTTTGGAGGAATGTATTATTTTTTTTCTGCCAATGGTGCTCATACATTAAATGGACGAAAATCCCGCCTATCCCGAAGGCAAGGCATAATGATGAAAAGAGCCTAATGTCCCATTTCGCAAATCTGTAAGTTTCACTCGCTTAAAAAACCCAATATAGTTAAATTCCACCATTGCTCTCAAAAGAAATAGTGACGGAATATTCCAACTGGCATATTGCATGACCCCATCAGGTAAATCGACAGCTAAAAGGCTAGCTTTTCTTTCGAATGATTTTAACAATTCGGTTAATTATAATTTCAGATAAATTCCATTCATAACCATTAAAATCTGTCGTACTGATAAACTGAACCACTACCGTGTCTATATCTTTGTGGTATTCGGCAAGGCTTTGATACCCCACCACCAGACCTCCATGGTTATATTCATAGGGGTAGATTTCTTGTTCTCCTTCGTCAAAAACCGAACCGTCGTTTAAGGCCCGCAAGAATACCCCCACATCTTTTGCTGTTGCTAACATTCCATTGTCACGGGCTTTAAAATCCTCCTCAACTCCCATATAATATCCACTCATGACATCATCTAAATCGACTTCAGAAATTGAAAAAAAGGTGTCTTGGAGGTTCAGTGGCATCAATATCCTCTCCTTGATATATTCATTATGGTCATACCCCAAAACATCATCCATAATCTTGCGAAGCAATAAATAATTGGTATTTGAATATTCATATCCCTGATCCGGTTTAAAACTGGCTGGTAGGTCTAGGGCAAACGCTAAGGCATTTTTGCCATTTTCCGTTTCATTTTCCCAATAAGCTGGGTTATCCGTGAAGTTTGGAATACCTGACCGGTGTTGGATCATCATTTTTAGGGTGATTTCTTCCGCATTTTCAATGCTACCTTTGAGCTCTGGAAGATAATCAGTGAGCGTTTTATCAAAAGACAGGCGCCCTTCTTTTACCATTTTAGTGGCCGCTACAGCCGTATATAACTTGCTAATACTCGCAATTTTGAAGAGTGATTTTGGGTCACAAGGTATTTCATTTTCTCTGTCCTTCCAGCCACCCGTATAATATTGTGGTGGCTTTCCTGCTTGGTCCACATAAACAATCATTCCATCAAATCCATGTCCAATGGCTTCATCTACTTGTTCCTGAACCGTATCAGGTAATGGTAATACCCACGCCTTTACTAAAATCCATGGTACAAAAAACATAGAAATGGCTGTTCCAACGAATAACAACAACCTGACAATCCACTTAGCTTTTTTGTTTTTTATCATTTTTACGTTGAGCGTTGAGCATTCCCAGCACCACTCGTTTAATACCGCATTGCGGTTTGCCCGTTCCTGCCACACGAATGCTTAGTTATCGTTTACTGGCTTTATTTTATTATTCATTTTTAGTTTCTCAAGAATAAAAGTCATCAATTCACGAGGTTTTGTCAATTGCTCAAGTTCTTGAGGTTGATATTTTGATTCAATCATTAAAACTGTTTGTCCAAAAGGAATTTGTTCGTTTTGGTATCTATCAAACTCCTTAATTGATAATTTTAGGTCAGGTAGATATGAAGTGACTTTCTCAATTTTTTCAAGAGGTATAATACCAATTACAGACCTATCTGTAGATTCAACCATAAGCTTGTCAGTTGAATTAAATATTCTTTTCCAAAGAGATTTTCGTTCAACAGTCATCCTCCATTTTTTATCGAGTTTAATGAGTGAGACCATTGTTAATCGGTGTCCAACACGAAAAGATAAACCAAGTTCAGCAGATTTATTGAATTTATTCTCGTAATAGACTCGAAATCCTTGAAAGTCTTCTGTAGCCTTATATAATTCTTGCTTTCCATAAAAGTAGTTGTTCTCACCACTTTCCTCTTTCAAGTCATAATCCCCTACAAAGGATTTCCAATTATCATCTATTTTTCTCCAATTCATTATTTGTCGTTGTTCAGCTTACTCATAACGGCCGTAGCTATGGCAAGTGCGGGATTAGAAGGCACTTACCTTTCCGTTTAGCAGTTAATTTACTTTTTGTAATTACTGTATTGCCACTGTACATCATGCCTGATCTGCCTATGGCAAATCAGCATATAGCAAGTACCGCCTGCTAGCTGCCCCATTAATTCTACTCTTATACGGTGCCCGATGTTCAGTAAACCGTGGTCAATACAACTACCTTCACCTCCGGATTGATTTCTAAATTTTTGAATTTCCCGGGGTTAAGCAGGAGTTTTTCATCATTTTTATGGCTTTGATTGTCGTGGTAAATCCCCAGTGCGATTTCCCCAAATTCTGCGGCCTTATTTTCGAGCTCAGAAAAGGTTATAATTCCGGCTTCCAATCCATATTCTTCGATGTTCCTGAAGATGATTTCCGCTCCCCCAGCGGTAAAAAGCTCTTTGCAAATGCTGTGTACTTCTCTTTGCAGGGCAATTCCTGCCAGGAGGTTACTCAAAATCAAGGGACTAATAATCACCTCTGCCTTATATTTTCTCAGCAAGGCTTCATTGTCCGGATCAGAAAGTTCTAGAACAACATTGGGCTTTTTACGCCCACTTCCCAGCAGCTCCTCAAGCAACACATAGCCTACAATCGTCCGGGCATCCGCCTCTTCCTTCTCCAAAACCCGCTCGCTACTCATCAGCAACACATTGTCGTATGCGGTGGGGTTTAGGTTTTTGAGCACGGATCCATTCACATAATCTTCCTCAATGTGCTCTAATGTCACCCTATCGGTAAGGTTTTCTATCTTACGAAGCTCCACCTCACGCTTTGCTGCCGGGTAAACCGCAACCATCGTAATATCATAAAATTCATCTTCATAGGTACAAAGCTCTCTCACCAAAGCAGGGATGTGGTGATTCCAGCCCAGGATCAGAATCTTCACTACTCCCTCCTGCTCCTCCACTTTTAGCTTATGCCTTATTTGGATAGGTGGTTTTTGCTGGATGGAGACATTTGGATTTAATTCAATATCCGATGAATTTCGGGTAATAAACACCAGACGGTCTTCTTTTTCGATGGTAAAATCGGGTGCGACATTGAGCATGGGAGTCAGTCTATCGGCCACCCGCCGGACTACCCCCAGTAATATCGCTTTGGGAAAGGCTTGTTTCAGGTCATGCACCGTCTCGCCGACTGCCCCCGGATATTCACGACAAAATATATTATTGTTTACACTGTGGTTCAGCAGTTCGTTATAGACAGCAGACAGGCCTTGATGCCGTATGTTTTGCGCGAGCAAGCGACTGATGATGGTATTGCTCCCAATCACCTCCATTGGCCCATTATAGGCCCGATAAGCCGCTTTGATTTTACTTTTATCCTGTATCTCGGCGACGACATAGGGAAACCGGCCTTTGACCGGAGAATCTTCCGCTTCGGCATTCAAGGACAATAGGGTCTTTATTGTTTCCACGTCCGGAGTGATTAGTTCCTTGCCCGTGTAGGCCGAACTAGGGATAATGATCGCTGCTGCGTTCAGGCTATCCACCCTCTTGAGGTGTTCGCGGTCAATGGGAATTCCGGTGCGAAGGATAATTTCATCTG
It encodes:
- a CDS encoding BF3164 family lipoprotein — translated: MLKYKFLIISIFLFSIGCSDQTKSTKFHKKFKNEDISETINLKGNKHIFEQIISPIFIMKKGDNLIIGESRRISPENPLIHIVNIKSKQYKQSKGVVGFGPGETPDILNLTSGLSENSFWVVSGMSKTFYEFNLEDTTLLASNQIKQGEDLYMAGLMQWSSDSTIICRMVNDPHQFVEFNISGNRIKNFGDWDNYQLGKDLNDYMMCDLHMGQFDGDASSGFFAAAGFYRDRIELLNRNKGTIVTIDGPTLSPPQFDIVSGNNGASSSIVVDYNEPLSYLDVAIDNNLIYGLYCGRNEKEINKKGEYGNRIFVFDVAGNILREYKLDISIRNITIDSEGDRILGVTTDKNPGIAEFPLP
- a CDS encoding glycosyl hydrolase 115 family protein, with the protein product MHKIIKLLLTFWITFLSFYDVQAQFAIVAEGRVASIVYDIENSALDSIVAHLLAKDIEAITGKQPKVHTHLEDVEGNVIIIADSKSPLVAEAIDVSTFADQWEMYGRVFGDAPAPGIDQAMYIVGSDPRGAAYGVFDLSKEIGISPWYWWADAPIEHKEALLVNAEDSFSNSPSVKFRGIFINDEGWGLEPWASKTFEPSVGNMGPKTYGKIYELLLRLKGNAIWPGMHPNTRAFFTVPGNAETAELWEMVVGTSHAEPMLRNNVGEWDSKTMGRFNYRSNAASVYRYWEERVKESAGMDAIYSVGMRGVHDSGMEGFGSLEEKVEGLERVISDQRKLLGKYINEEVTKVPQSFAAYKEVLEIYENGLELPDDITIMWPDDNHGYLKRFSTAAEQQRSGGAGFYYHLSYLGAPHPYIWLSPMSPALVWRELTRASLQQMNQIWIANVGGLKRREWGMEFFMDLAWNTDTWNPDNIHRFFEQVASRDIAEKHSKEIADLMWEYHRLATERKPEFMGFNKSQWNGWTPIRDPSWSLWDDGDEVEKRIHRYQELRSKAQKIMAEIPQAAKDTYFQLVYYPIAGAAAMNEKWLYAFKSREYAKQGRAVANAFSDSAFAAHAEISQLTAYYNQEVANGKWEHVVDKSPSYKKGSLVFWEPITERVATEEKRGLGVAIEGQSAPIRPVQGSQPTVTTRGDEITMSVTEAQLSGELVKGTDAEGTYISWPDDGTQRKIEEPYYDVIPYEIGSDTKAEFEFDLGDKPGGVHTLYLSVDHPDTDSDSWWVTLNDKPPYRSEEAVGRNKKLKAHDFVLKPGVNKLTIHPGEDGAKLYGVEFVQTSQDMPPRYSNEHYLPNFDRYRDQQYFIDVYSRGETKEAWAADASEPWIILSKEKGELHGGQDRIWVSLNNDEMPSEGALHGHVSITNGHQDYEVALAVNSPQVGFQPGDFVEANGVISMQASDFSRKEAGAQGAFQPLTGLGRSGSAMLLSPMNGWYVEKLSDVPRNSPVLVYDVVVTRGGQGKVRVEAVPGFPLIPSKQLRCAISIGDDSPQWVDFEMGSKSKGQPWIDNVLESRMMGEVEMKLEPGTYQLKLWGTDPSVSIDRITIDFGDAQSYVLP
- a CDS encoding CASTOR/POLLUX-related putative ion channel, with translation MKRFRIKERFKFFLERQFVKGAHVQLLFVALLIGLISLVGGLLVMPSDESTRSLGEEVWWAFLRLSDPGYLGDDEGSWRRFISTILTVLGYVVFLGSMVAIITTWLNIKIRSLEQGFTPVSAKNHILILGWNAKTIHTAGEIFQSVGRLRRFLRFYGAKRLNLIILAEDVTPELLQELRDNPLIGKGADEIILRTGIPIDREHLKRVDSLNAAAIIIPSSAYTGKELITPDVETIKTLLSLNAEAEDSPVKGRFPYVVAEIQDKSKIKAAYRAYNGPMEVIGSNTIISRLLAQNIRHQGLSAVYNELLNHSVNNNIFCREYPGAVGETVHDLKQAFPKAILLGVVRRVADRLTPMLNVAPDFTIEKEDRLVFITRNSSDIELNPNVSIQQKPPIQIRHKLKVEEQEGVVKILILGWNHHIPALVRELCTYEDEFYDITMVAVYPAAKREVELRKIENLTDRVTLEHIEEDYVNGSVLKNLNPTAYDNVLLMSSERVLEKEEADARTIVGYVLLEELLGSGRKKPNVVLELSDPDNEALLRKYKAEVIISPLILSNLLAGIALQREVHSICKELFTAGGAEIIFRNIEEYGLEAGIITFSELENKAAEFGEIALGIYHDNQSHKNDEKLLLNPGKFKNLEINPEVKVVVLTTVY
- a CDS encoding serine hydrolase domain-containing protein; this encodes MIKNKKAKWIVRLLLFVGTAISMFFVPWILVKAWVLPLPDTVQEQVDEAIGHGFDGMIVYVDQAGKPPQYYTGGWKDRENEIPCDPKSLFKIASISKLYTAVAATKMVKEGRLSFDKTLTDYLPELKGSIENAEEITLKMMIQHRSGIPNFTDNPAYWENETENGKNALAFALDLPASFKPDQGYEYSNTNYLLLRKIMDDVLGYDHNEYIKERILMPLNLQDTFFSISEVDLDDVMSGYYMGVEEDFKARDNGMLATAKDVGVFLRALNDGSVFDEGEQEIYPYEYNHGGLVVGYQSLAEYHKDIDTVVVQFISTTDFNGYEWNLSEIIINRIVKIIRKKS